The Desulfosporosinus acidiphilus SJ4 genome has a window encoding:
- a CDS encoding cell wall-binding repeat-containing protein, with product MKKTNKALASLAIAGMALSAVPYNAFAATTVPTRLAGTTAEQTAVAIADQTGWTGAAVLASSTSYGMVDALTAGPLASFLKAPILLQGAGNTLNADTKAELQKLQVKTVYVTSGTAVISQSVLDQLSGMGISVVSLGGNDRFETSANIAKEMIKLGASVSKVAVAYGWSNQDALSIASIASAANEPILLTEKDSVPSSVQSFLASNSNITSSDVIGGTGVISDAVKADFPNATRHFGTTAYDTNNQVIQDFSSSLKFDNVYVANGNTGIDALAGAPLAAQTNSAIVLTDGTVPAAATFVHSKLGSNGVVTALGGTAVVSDAVRTGIESGTTTPAQGDLAVTSVNAVSADAIQVKFNQAPADTSKVAFTVTNSGVPVTVSATWNSDNTVATLNNSANFAEGTYSVDVKTDSTDLGSSNVTISQQKIAKINITSSKLAITQDGIGYASFTVLDQYGNDITSSYLANNITFQTGAGTITVPTTGVLKVTPNASTNLITFPTVGITGYDSTSGVSASATLATSTALGTLSSITLNNLTNANNAALTAADTSDTWYINYSAKDMSGNDTTDYSLVSGGLILSGANNDQLSSSSPYVTAKVVRDPSDSNKAAIQVTVSSDNIQNDLPVTITAMSYQGAPSTLNLTLKKQSAVDSFNLMAPSYNIASGELKEIPFTAYDQNGKQLTKYSDLAGNVTLSGFDGSGSDASEVGFQRNPDGTASLFVRATTVSGTSNQSVPQILTASTSTGKFSTITLNIQPAAKADTFSLDNTKVITAMQEGANERLDFGENYGGLAVKDQYGRTMDMTGLTGNAGNYEVVATTTGSALSLNGIESDKTTTTANAIASGGQGIEVVAGSNLADSVSRTQTVNFYLINKADESAVLGGDTSKAIDSQSVTFSVVKNSDISDYSIDSVANPIYAFDSNAGSAITAQQDDWSANPYVYGKTSGGAKVMMAPGFVQGAYVDDTKDFSVETNVTGSKSAATNAYDTVKVVGLKLDPTVSSAKANLTVTIKGADGLIHTVTTPISSSSVDPVAKTIAVHSDTTKGMHLSDDGNTIYIDNATAMTNELSNGALLQRNNTDETNTGRKDIYFYATDSYGSKGMNLANVYVVDSGTVNGSSATPLFTIANGKVDTNSLTNKGDYVVLSGVTTDGLVATVKIVKNY from the coding sequence ATGAAAAAGACTAATAAGGCTTTAGCTTCTTTAGCAATCGCAGGTATGGCATTAAGCGCAGTTCCTTACAATGCTTTCGCTGCTACTACCGTTCCTACCCGCTTAGCCGGTACTACTGCTGAGCAAACCGCTGTCGCCATTGCTGATCAAACCGGCTGGACAGGTGCTGCTGTTCTGGCTTCATCCACTTCTTACGGCATGGTTGACGCTCTGACTGCTGGACCTCTTGCTTCTTTCCTCAAAGCTCCTATCCTTCTTCAAGGGGCCGGAAATACCTTAAACGCTGACACCAAAGCTGAACTCCAAAAGCTTCAAGTGAAAACCGTTTATGTAACCAGCGGAACGGCTGTCATCAGCCAATCGGTTCTTGATCAATTATCCGGCATGGGCATCTCTGTTGTTTCTCTCGGCGGAAACGACCGTTTTGAAACCTCTGCCAACATCGCTAAGGAAATGATCAAACTTGGTGCTTCAGTCTCTAAAGTAGCTGTTGCTTATGGCTGGTCAAACCAAGACGCTCTTTCCATTGCTTCCATCGCTTCCGCTGCCAACGAACCTATTCTTTTGACTGAAAAAGATTCCGTACCTTCCAGTGTACAATCTTTCTTAGCTTCAAATTCTAATATTACGTCTTCAGATGTCATTGGTGGTACAGGCGTTATCAGCGATGCTGTGAAAGCAGACTTCCCGAATGCTACCCGCCACTTCGGAACCACTGCTTATGACACCAATAACCAAGTCATCCAAGACTTCAGCTCATCTTTGAAATTTGACAACGTCTATGTCGCCAATGGCAATACCGGCATCGATGCTCTTGCTGGCGCACCTCTTGCAGCTCAAACCAACTCTGCTATCGTCCTCACCGACGGAACGGTTCCCGCGGCTGCAACCTTTGTTCACAGTAAGCTCGGCTCGAATGGTGTTGTAACGGCTCTTGGCGGAACCGCTGTGGTTTCCGATGCTGTTCGTACTGGCATTGAATCCGGCACAACAACCCCTGCACAAGGTGATTTAGCTGTCACTTCTGTAAATGCTGTTAGCGCTGATGCTATACAAGTAAAATTCAATCAAGCTCCTGCTGACACCTCTAAAGTTGCCTTTACTGTTACCAATTCAGGTGTTCCTGTAACTGTAAGCGCTACTTGGAATTCCGACAATACGGTCGCTACACTGAACAATTCTGCTAACTTCGCTGAAGGAACTTATAGTGTTGACGTGAAGACTGACTCTACGGATCTTGGCTCAAGCAATGTTACCATCAGCCAGCAAAAAATTGCTAAGATTAACATTACTTCCAGTAAACTTGCTATTACTCAAGATGGTATAGGTTATGCTAGCTTTACGGTTCTCGACCAATATGGAAATGATATTACCAGCAGCTATCTTGCTAATAATATCACCTTCCAAACGGGTGCCGGAACCATCACTGTCCCAACAACGGGCGTACTGAAAGTAACTCCAAACGCTTCTACGAATCTTATTACCTTCCCGACAGTGGGCATCACAGGTTATGATTCAACTTCCGGAGTTTCCGCCAGTGCAACATTGGCAACTTCTACGGCTCTTGGAACCTTAAGCAGCATTACACTTAATAACTTGACGAATGCTAACAATGCAGCTCTTACCGCTGCTGATACCAGTGACACTTGGTATATTAATTACAGTGCTAAAGATATGAGTGGCAACGATACAACGGATTATAGCCTTGTTAGCGGCGGCTTGATCTTAAGCGGAGCTAATAATGATCAATTGTCATCTTCCAGCCCCTATGTAACAGCAAAAGTCGTAAGAGATCCTTCGGACAGCAACAAAGCTGCAATTCAAGTGACCGTATCCAGTGACAACATTCAGAACGATCTTCCTGTAACCATCACCGCTATGAGTTACCAAGGAGCTCCTTCAACCTTAAATCTGACCTTGAAGAAACAGTCCGCTGTTGATTCCTTCAACTTAATGGCTCCTTCCTATAATATTGCTTCCGGCGAACTTAAAGAGATTCCATTTACCGCCTATGATCAAAATGGAAAACAACTCACCAAATATTCCGATCTGGCAGGCAACGTTACTTTGAGTGGTTTCGACGGCAGTGGCTCTGATGCCTCTGAAGTAGGATTCCAACGTAATCCCGATGGAACTGCCAGCTTATTTGTCAGAGCAACCACGGTTTCAGGCACTTCAAATCAAAGTGTTCCTCAAATCCTTACCGCAAGCACTTCAACCGGCAAATTCAGCACCATCACCTTGAATATTCAACCGGCCGCTAAAGCTGATACCTTCTCCTTAGACAACACAAAAGTCATTACTGCAATGCAGGAAGGTGCTAACGAGCGCTTAGACTTTGGCGAAAACTATGGTGGCTTAGCTGTTAAGGATCAATATGGCCGTACCATGGATATGACAGGTCTCACAGGTAATGCCGGCAACTATGAAGTTGTCGCTACCACAACCGGAAGTGCTCTGAGCTTAAACGGCATTGAATCCGACAAAACCACTACCACGGCCAATGCTATAGCAAGCGGCGGACAAGGTATCGAAGTAGTAGCAGGCAGCAATCTTGCGGATTCTGTAAGCAGAACCCAAACTGTTAACTTCTACTTGATCAACAAAGCTGATGAATCGGCAGTACTCGGCGGCGATACAAGCAAAGCCATCGATTCTCAATCTGTAACCTTCTCAGTTGTGAAAAACAGCGATATCAGCGACTACTCAATTGATTCCGTTGCTAATCCGATCTACGCTTTTGACTCCAATGCGGGCAGTGCTATTACCGCACAACAAGATGATTGGTCAGCTAATCCTTATGTCTATGGAAAGACATCCGGCGGAGCAAAAGTAATGATGGCACCTGGCTTTGTACAAGGCGCATATGTTGACGACACTAAAGACTTCTCCGTTGAAACTAACGTAACAGGTTCCAAATCTGCGGCTACCAATGCCTATGATACTGTAAAAGTAGTTGGATTAAAATTAGATCCCACAGTATCCAGCGCAAAAGCTAATTTAACAGTAACTATTAAAGGTGCTGATGGTTTAATCCACACCGTAACAACACCGATCAGTTCTTCAAGCGTAGATCCGGTAGCTAAAACAATTGCTGTCCACAGCGACACAACAAAAGGTATGCACCTGTCTGATGATGGAAATACCATCTATATTGACAATGCAACCGCTATGACGAATGAGCTGAGTAATGGCGCTCTGTTACAACGCAATAACACAGATGAAACTAACACCGGCCGCAAAGATATCTACTTCTATGCTACAGATTCTTATGGTTCTAAGGGTATGAATCTAGCAAATGTTTATGTGGTAGACAGCGGAACAGTTAACGGATCCTCTGCAACTCCATTGTTCACCATTGCAAACGGAAAAGTTGATACCAACAGTTTGACAAACAAAGGTGATTACGTCGTTCTGTCCGGTGTAACCACAGACGGTTTAGTGGCTACTGTCAAGATCGTTAAAAACTACTAA
- a CDS encoding HD domain-containing protein: MSSDYILTYTRVKFYPLEPLREDIKIEDIAHSLSLMTRANGHSSHFYSVAQHSLQCCYEAKSRAYSERVQLGCLLHDASESYISDLTRPVKRNLPQYSMIEERLQRVIYERFGLGDLTEDEQKQIENVDDTLLHYEFEAMMDYLIFETPPEKSMKKHDFAQRDFASVEQEFLTVFMQLTGSHK, encoded by the coding sequence ATGTCTTCTGATTATATTCTAACCTATACTAGGGTTAAGTTTTATCCGCTGGAACCACTCAGAGAAGATATTAAGATAGAAGATATTGCTCATTCGTTATCTTTGATGACTAGGGCTAATGGCCATAGCAGTCATTTTTACTCGGTGGCTCAGCACTCCTTGCAGTGCTGCTATGAGGCTAAAAGCAGAGCATATTCGGAGAGGGTACAGCTTGGCTGCCTTCTTCATGATGCCAGTGAAAGCTATATATCTGATTTAACCCGCCCAGTCAAACGCAATTTGCCTCAGTATTCCATGATCGAAGAAAGGCTGCAGCGAGTTATTTATGAGAGGTTTGGCCTGGGGGATCTAACTGAAGATGAGCAAAAACAGATCGAAAATGTTGACGATACCTTGTTGCATTACGAATTTGAAGCTATGATGGATTATCTAATTTTTGAAACACCTCCAGAAAAATCGATGAAGAAGCATGACTTTGCCCAGAGAGATTTCGCTTCAGTCGAACAGGAGTTTCTGACTGTATTTATGCAGTTGACAGGATCTCATAAATAG
- the rlmN gene encoding 23S rRNA (adenine(2503)-C(2))-methyltransferase RlmN — MNKESIYGLTFDQLAAWFLNHGQKKHRALQVWDWLYRKKATQFSEMTDVHRECIQLLADNFYIKTLSEYQRQESQDGTVKFLLKLQDDHLIETVLMRHKFGLSVCVTTQVGCNMGCSFCASGLLTKNRDLSAGEIVEQVIVVQDHLKRLGQPEQVSHVVVMGIGEPFDNFTSVINAIEIIKDHKGLAIPARHITVSTSGLADKIYQFADANLQVNLAISLHAPNNELRTQIMKINRIFSIQSIMEAVDYYLQKTKRRVTLEYILLKDLNDQQIHARQIAELIGEKRQLINVNLIPYNPVDEHSQYQRSDHKSMLVFYDILKKHRINCSIRLEHGGDIDAACGQLRSKHNQMAGRSFH, encoded by the coding sequence ATGAATAAAGAATCAATTTATGGTTTGACTTTTGATCAATTGGCTGCTTGGTTCCTCAATCATGGACAGAAAAAACATCGTGCCTTGCAAGTTTGGGATTGGCTTTATCGAAAAAAAGCAACGCAATTCTCAGAGATGACTGATGTTCATAGAGAGTGTATTCAACTATTAGCAGACAATTTTTATATTAAGACATTAAGTGAATATCAGAGGCAAGAATCTCAAGATGGAACCGTCAAGTTTTTGCTCAAACTGCAAGATGATCATTTAATTGAAACCGTTTTAATGAGGCATAAATTTGGTTTATCAGTTTGTGTTACGACCCAGGTTGGATGTAACATGGGATGCAGTTTTTGCGCCAGTGGGTTGTTGACTAAAAATCGTGACCTATCCGCCGGGGAAATCGTGGAACAGGTTATAGTTGTTCAAGACCATCTAAAGAGATTAGGACAACCTGAACAAGTAAGTCATGTTGTAGTGATGGGGATAGGTGAACCATTTGACAATTTTACGAGTGTTATAAATGCCATTGAGATTATAAAGGACCACAAAGGTCTAGCTATTCCCGCCCGGCATATTACCGTATCGACCAGCGGTTTGGCCGATAAAATTTATCAGTTTGCGGACGCTAATTTGCAGGTTAATCTGGCAATTTCTTTGCACGCTCCCAATAATGAGCTGCGGACGCAGATCATGAAAATCAATCGTATCTTTTCAATTCAATCGATTATGGAGGCTGTGGACTATTATCTGCAAAAAACAAAGCGGAGAGTTACTTTGGAATACATCTTGCTCAAGGATCTTAATGATCAACAAATCCATGCCCGGCAAATTGCTGAATTGATTGGAGAAAAGAGACAGCTCATTAATGTAAATTTAATTCCCTATAATCCTGTGGACGAGCACTCTCAGTACCAACGAAGTGATCACAAATCGATGCTTGTTTTTTATGATATTTTGAAAAAGCATAGAATTAATTGCAGCATTCGCCTTGAACATGGTGGGGATATTGATGCAGCTTGTGGACAATTACGAAGCAAACATAATCAAATGGCGGGGCGAAGTTTTCACTAA
- a CDS encoding DegV family protein: MDYTIVMDSGADLNEDIKRQIPLRVVPLSVVLGEHHFLDENVNIQDFLAEMKRTESAPQTASPSPSGFLKWFEEAENIFVVTLSSKISSTYNNALLAKTMFLEQQGRQFIHVFDSLSASAGETLVGLKIAELAHDNLKKEEIVGRVNQYIKEMRTFFLLDSLEHLIKSGRLNRFAGTVATWLSIKPILGASDEGTIDLFEKVRGSKRAFSRFLEIIGEKGEKLEDKVLGIAHCNCLDKAMALKEEVVQKYSFKDVIIVEMGATISAYADEGGLLIAF, encoded by the coding sequence ATGGACTATACAATTGTGATGGACAGCGGCGCTGATCTCAATGAAGATATTAAAAGACAAATTCCTCTTCGGGTAGTACCGCTTAGTGTTGTATTAGGAGAGCACCATTTTCTCGACGAGAATGTAAATATACAAGATTTCTTGGCAGAAATGAAACGTACTGAATCTGCACCGCAGACTGCCAGTCCATCACCGAGTGGTTTTCTCAAGTGGTTTGAGGAAGCTGAGAACATTTTCGTCGTAACTCTTTCCTCGAAAATTAGCAGTACCTATAATAACGCCCTGTTAGCAAAAACTATGTTTCTGGAACAACAAGGCAGACAGTTCATTCATGTTTTTGATTCGCTCAGTGCTTCGGCGGGAGAAACTTTGGTTGGCCTAAAAATTGCGGAATTGGCTCATGATAACCTAAAGAAGGAAGAGATTGTAGGGAGAGTCAATCAATATATAAAAGAAATGAGAACTTTTTTCCTTTTAGATTCTCTGGAGCATTTAATTAAGTCCGGACGACTCAATCGTTTTGCCGGGACCGTCGCAACATGGCTCTCTATTAAACCTATTCTGGGTGCCTCTGATGAGGGAACAATTGACCTTTTTGAAAAAGTAAGAGGGTCCAAAAGGGCTTTTTCTCGCTTTCTCGAAATCATTGGAGAAAAGGGAGAAAAGCTGGAGGATAAGGTACTAGGGATTGCTCATTGTAATTGTCTGGATAAGGCTATGGCCTTAAAAGAAGAAGTGGTACAAAAGTATAGTTTTAAAGATGTGATTATTGTGGAGATGGGAGCGACAATTTCTGCCTATGCGGATGAAGGCGGACTCTTAATTGCTTTTTAA
- a CDS encoding DUF2089 domain-containing protein has product MNYKMPHRCPVCDHELKISKLTCTHCPTKIEGEFSSCKFCRLPRKQIVFIEAFIKCRGNIKEVEKELGISYPTVRSRLDSVIEALSYSFENVKESAPENSIADEERLRRQEILEALNRGDISAQEATRQMRKQKGINSEEENGTERSNNGE; this is encoded by the coding sequence TTGAATTATAAGATGCCCCATCGCTGTCCGGTTTGTGATCATGAATTAAAGATCAGCAAATTAACCTGTACTCACTGCCCGACTAAGATTGAAGGGGAATTTTCTTCCTGTAAATTTTGCAGACTCCCACGCAAACAGATTGTTTTTATAGAAGCATTTATAAAATGCCGGGGGAATATAAAAGAGGTTGAAAAAGAGCTTGGAATATCCTATCCTACCGTACGAAGCCGCTTAGACAGTGTTATTGAGGCTCTAAGTTACAGTTTTGAAAACGTCAAAGAATCTGCCCCTGAAAATTCAATAGCAGATGAAGAACGATTGCGCAGGCAAGAGATACTTGAAGCTCTCAATCGAGGGGATATATCAGCCCAAGAAGCAACACGTCAGATGAGGAAACAGAAAGGTATAAATTCTGAAGAGGAAAACGGAACAGAAAGGAGCAACAACGGAGAATGA
- a CDS encoding SHOCT-like domain-containing protein gives MSSEKMKILEMIQEGKLTAAEGMELLKVMEEESSSEKEPGTQEFDLEKKEVLRSATGDRFLRVRVLGEKALKVNVNVPLSLIRSASKLLVYAMSFVPADKRAELEQKGLDLQALDIEELVRLVEETVDGKIVDVEVTDPMEGRIKVEVCVE, from the coding sequence ATGAGCAGCGAAAAAATGAAGATTCTTGAGATGATTCAGGAGGGAAAACTTACAGCTGCGGAGGGCATGGAACTATTGAAGGTTATGGAGGAAGAGTCTTCCTCCGAGAAGGAACCAGGGACTCAAGAGTTTGATCTGGAGAAAAAGGAAGTGCTTAGATCGGCCACGGGAGATCGATTCTTACGTGTTCGTGTTCTGGGGGAAAAAGCCCTGAAGGTCAATGTCAATGTCCCCTTGAGCCTAATTCGATCCGCCTCTAAGCTTTTGGTTTATGCCATGAGTTTTGTCCCTGCCGATAAGCGAGCAGAACTGGAACAAAAGGGTCTTGATTTGCAGGCTTTGGATATTGAGGAACTGGTTCGTTTAGTTGAAGAAACCGTAGATGGCAAGATTGTGGATGTGGAAGTTACAGATCCTATGGAGGGCAGAATCAAGGTGGAAGTGTGTGTGGAGTAA
- a CDS encoding phage holin family protein: MKRPIYRIIVNTLVFMVAAQFLPIHASSPLHYLGAGIILWIVNLLIRPVLIVLTIPLNLLTLGIFTFIINTWMILLTSGLVPGFYVHGFGTALLVSLMVSLANWGIKKIGS, encoded by the coding sequence ATGAAACGACCTATTTATCGTATAATAGTAAACACACTTGTATTTATGGTGGCTGCACAATTTCTCCCAATTCACGCATCTAGCCCTCTGCATTATTTAGGAGCCGGTATAATTCTCTGGATCGTTAATTTGTTGATTCGTCCGGTCTTGATTGTCTTAACTATTCCTTTAAATCTCCTCACATTAGGAATTTTCACTTTTATTATTAATACGTGGATGATCTTGCTTACGAGCGGACTTGTGCCTGGTTTTTATGTTCATGGTTTCGGGACGGCCCTTTTAGTATCGCTGATGGTGTCTTTGGCCAACTGGGGGATTAAAAAAATAGGCAGCTAG